From a region of the Geothrix sp. 21YS21S-2 genome:
- a CDS encoding serine/threonine-protein kinase: MLGKYQILDRLGAGGFGTVYLAQDRLLNRKVALKVPHHQTDDQNMLLESQIMVQLKHPNIVDLITAEKKDGLFFMVMEYIDGESLDKVIRRERTILPSRALEIATDVCSAIGFAHAHQVIHRDLRPANILITRDGVAKVTDFGTSRILELQKEEFARTRIGSPPYMSPEHFRGRAVFQSDLWSLGITIYEMLTGTVPFYDADPVKIAQAFQSTPIVPPHLRNPAVPKALSEAVMKALAINLGERYLSAQKFLEALRPLREGVARETRPLGTAVLAAHLNTPGHAPRSPVVTHARLCRFCYKPLSRTAVTCPACGEKN; the protein is encoded by the coding sequence ATGCTGGGGAAATACCAGATTCTCGACCGCCTGGGCGCAGGCGGATTTGGAACTGTTTACCTTGCTCAGGATAGGCTCCTGAATCGCAAGGTCGCCCTGAAGGTGCCCCATCATCAGACCGACGACCAGAACATGCTTCTGGAATCGCAGATCATGGTGCAGCTCAAGCATCCCAACATCGTCGACCTGATCACGGCGGAGAAGAAGGACGGGCTGTTCTTCATGGTCATGGAGTACATCGACGGCGAAAGCCTGGACAAGGTCATCCGCCGGGAACGAACCATCCTGCCCTCCCGGGCCCTGGAGATCGCCACCGACGTCTGCTCGGCCATCGGCTTTGCCCACGCGCACCAGGTGATCCACCGGGACCTTCGGCCGGCCAATATCCTGATCACCCGGGACGGGGTCGCCAAGGTCACGGACTTCGGCACCAGCCGGATCCTGGAGCTGCAGAAGGAGGAGTTCGCCCGCACCCGCATCGGGTCGCCGCCCTACATGTCTCCGGAGCACTTCCGGGGGCGCGCGGTGTTCCAGAGCGACCTCTGGAGCCTGGGCATCACCATCTACGAGATGCTCACGGGCACGGTGCCCTTCTATGACGCGGACCCGGTGAAGATCGCGCAGGCCTTCCAGAGCACGCCCATCGTCCCGCCCCACCTGCGCAACCCGGCGGTGCCCAAGGCCCTCAGCGAGGCCGTGATGAAGGCCCTGGCCATCAACCTGGGCGAGCGCTACCTGTCGGCCCAGAAATTCCTCGAGGCCCTCCGGCCGCTGCGCGAGGGGGTGGCCCGGGAGACCCGTCCGCTGGGCACCGCGGTGCTGGCCGCGCACCTCAACACGCCCGGCCATGCCCCGCGCAGCCCGGTGGTGACCCATGCGCGGCTCTGCAGGTTCTGCTATAAACCCCTGTCAAGGACTGCAGTGACCTGCCCTGCCTGCGGCGAGAAGAATTGA